Proteins co-encoded in one Cygnus olor isolate bCygOlo1 chromosome 6, bCygOlo1.pri.v2, whole genome shotgun sequence genomic window:
- the STK17B gene encoding serine/threonine-protein kinase 17B, which translates to MSRRKLENKSLSGLLAMSLQTQIRTDNFYNSYMLESKELGRGRYAVVRKCIAKSTGQEYAAKFLKKRRRGQDCKAEILHEIAVLELMKSNPRIVNLHEVYETTNEIILVLEYAAGGEIFNLCVPDLDDRIGESDIIRLIRQILEGLCCLHENNIVHLDLKPQNILLSSINPLGDVKIVDFGMSRKIENTSELRQIMGTTEYLAPEILNYDPITTATDMWNIGVISYMLLTQESPFVGADNQETFLNISQVNVDYSEEIFSSVSQPAKDFIQKLLIKNPEERPTAEACLSHFWLQQGEFILLCSPEETCCPSLMPGHTTKCSEEWNVKSSCNGTCSNKEDKENIPEDSSTVSKRFRFDDSLQYPQDFMTDFVC; encoded by the exons ATGTCCAGGAGAAAGCTGGAGAACAAGAGCCTTTCTGGCTTGTTAGCCATGTCTCTGCAGACACAAATCAGGACGGACAATTTCTACAACTCTTACATGCTGGAGTCAAAAGAGCTAGGAAG aggaAGATATGCTGTGGTTAGAAAATGCATAGCTAAATCCACAGGCCAAGAATATGCAgctaaatttttaaagaaaagaagaagaggtCAAGACTGCAAAGCAGAGATTCTCCATGAAATTGCTGTGCTTGAATTAATGAAATCTAATCCTCGCATAGTTAATCTCCATGAAGTCTATGAAACGACAAATGAAATCATCCTAGTGTTGGAATA tgctgctggaggagaaatcTTTAACTTATGTGTCCCAGATCTGGATGACAGAATTGGTGAAAGTGATATTATAAGACTTATAAGGCAAATACTTGAAGGACTTTGCTGCTTGCATGAAAACAATATTGTTCATCTTGATTTAAAG cctcaaaatattttgctgagcAGCATCAATCCTCTTGGTGATGTGAAAATTGTAGATTTTGGTATGTCTCGGAAGATTGAGAATACTAGTGAACTGCGGCAAATCATGGGAACGACAGAATACCTAG CTCCAGAAATCTTAAACTACGATCCTATTACCACAGCTACAGATATGTG GAACATAGGTGTAATTTCATACATGCTGCTTACACAAGAATCTCCGTTTGTGGGAGCCGACAATCAAGAAACTTTCCTTAATATATCTCAAGTTAACGTGgattattcagaagaaatattttcatcagtttcaCAGCCTGCCAAAGACTTCATTCAAAAACTTCTCATAAAAAATCCAGA ggaaagaCCCACAGCAGAGGCCTGTCTCTCTCATTTCTGGTTGCAGCAAGGGGAGTTCATACTCTTGTGCAGCCCTGAAGAAACTTGCTGCCCTTCTCTGATGCCAGGACATACAACAAAATGCTCAGAAGAGTGGAATGTAAAATCCAGTTGTAATGGTACTTGTAGCAacaaggaagacaaagaaaacattccaGAGGACAGCAGTACTGTCTCCAAACGTTTCCGGTTTGATGATTCATTGCAGTATCCCCAAGACTTCATGACAGACTTCGTATGTTAA